AATTGAAGCCCTGCTCGGGATGAGCGACTCTTGGATTTGGTACCCTTAGCTTTGCCTTTACCGCGACCAGACATGATGAAATAGTTCAACGAGACATACACTAAATAACAGTTTAAGTGCGGCGAAATCGTAACACCGAAATATTTATCCTTAGCTCTGCAGGTCTCAGGATCGAAAAGCACCAATCAGAAATTTGTTTACATGCGGTATTCAAAGGACTATTGTATTATTAGAAAATTACAGACCAAAGTTTTAAGTGACCTGTCAGTGTAACCAATCAGAAAGCGTAGATTTCGATCCGTACGTTAATCTATCCTTCAGTCATTTTAGTATAAATACAGGATGAACCTAATAAACCGTTACAGTTCTATTCAGATCGACAGACATGGCACCAAAAGTAGCTGGAAAGAAAGGGGAGAAGAAAGCCGGAAAGGCGAAGGCGATTGCCGATGGcggaaagaagaagaggagaggAAAGAGAAGGGAAAGCTATGCTATTTACATCTACAAAGTGTTGAAGCAGGTTCACCCTGATACTGGTATCTCCAGCAAAGCCATGGGCATCATGAACTCGTTCGTGAACGACATATTCGAGCGTATCGCCACCGAAGCTTCTCGCCTGGCACAATACAACAAGAAATCCACCATCAGCTCTCGCGAGATCCAGACCGCCATCAGGCTGCTTCTGCCCGGTGAGCTGGCTAAACACGCTGTCAGTGAAGGAACCAAGGCTGTGACTAAATACACAAGCAGCAAGTAAACTCACTTTGTGGGTTTCACGTCCAATTcaacggctcctttaggagccaccaaatgtTACTAAAGTCTGATCAACTGAAGGGCCGAACTTGAAAAAGCAAAAGTTGCCCACAAAATTAGTATGAGATATTCAAGGACAAATAGATGTTCAATATTATGTAGTTTTATTGAATAAAACCGGTAGAATTACCTCCCATACACGATTTAAAAACTATATTTTCCCAAGTTGTGGTTTGAGTAAAAAATACAAATCTCTTTTAACGCATCATTTTTAAAAGCGACATTGCTACAGAACTCACcaaatcatattttttcttgcttGAATCATTTCAATCATCACTCCCCTTACCTAAAATACTTTGTAACTTACCAGTATACTATTATATAATTAGTATAAAATATACCGTAATATCGCTTAAAATCTGTTTCCTATACTTGAGCCATTTTGCTTTGTCACACAACGT
This is a stretch of genomic DNA from Pocillopora verrucosa isolate sample1 chromosome 12, ASM3666991v2, whole genome shotgun sequence. It encodes these proteins:
- the LOC131771509 gene encoding histone H2B-like → MAPKVAGKKGEKKAGKAKAIADGGKKKRRGKRRESYAIYIYKVLKQVHPDTGISSKAMGIMNSFVNDIFERIATEASRLAQYNKKSTISSREIQTAIRLLLPGELAKHAVSEGTKAVTKYTSSK